From Streptomyces yatensis, one genomic window encodes:
- a CDS encoding CAP domain-containing protein: MSKHRNSTTHRKIAIAALAVAAVGIPSAAMAQSATAGSPSAATSAAATDQQEVVDLVNSERSKAGCKPLTVNEKLTKAAQDHSEDMAAHSNMSHTGSDGSSPGDRIERAGYSWSTYGENVAYGYESPKSVMEGWMSSPGHKANILNCDFKEIGVGVAQPGHYWTQDFGAAR, from the coding sequence ATGAGCAAGCACCGCAACAGCACGACGCACCGCAAGATAGCCATCGCCGCCCTCGCCGTGGCCGCGGTGGGCATTCCCTCGGCCGCGATGGCACAGTCCGCCACCGCGGGCTCCCCCTCCGCCGCCACTTCCGCGGCCGCCACCGACCAGCAGGAAGTGGTGGATCTCGTCAACAGCGAGCGCAGCAAGGCCGGTTGTAAGCCGCTGACCGTGAACGAGAAGCTGACCAAGGCCGCCCAGGACCACAGCGAGGACATGGCGGCCCACAGCAATATGTCGCACACCGGCTCCGACGGATCCTCCCCGGGCGACCGGATCGAGCGCGCGGGCTACTCCTGGAGCACCTACGGCGAGAACGTGGCCTACGGCTACGAGTCGCCCAAGAGCGTCATGGAGGGCTGGATGTCCAGCCCGGGCCACAAGGCCAACATCCTGAACTGCGACTTCAAGGAGATCGGCGTCGGCGTGGCGCAGCCCGGCCACTACTGGACGCAGGACTTCGGCGCCGCCCGGTAG
- a CDS encoding beta-N-acetylhexosaminidase family protein, whose translation MRSRSSTLASVTVLFTLLALLLPTGAAATAATATAPGPLPVVTPHPREMSRIGADVHVPARVRLVVADGVDRPTRELVTSVLRHAGASRIQDGPGPKLTVTVGRITDARVVRALRAAGGRVPGELPAEGYALAAGRASVALAGADSDGTYYAAQTLRQLVSGHRTIASVWVADHPLMPLRGVIEGFYGSPWTHAERMDQLAFYGDVKMNTYIYAPKDDPYHREKWREPYPAAKLAELGELVRQATDHHVRFTFAVSPGNSICYSDPADLAALEAKLDAVYDLGVRSFSMPLDDISYTRWNCEADRATYGDPSSKAAAEAQSDLLNAVQKEFLDERADTRPLQMVPTEYGDVTDTPYKRVLRERLDARVEVMWTGTDVVPPRITVADAERAAAVWGRKVFVWDNYPVNDYGQAEGRLLLAPYDAREPGLHRQLSGLVLNPMNQAAASKVALFGGADFAWNDTGYDATRTWEAAARHLAGDRPGARADRTASTVRSLLAFFDTQHLAPTFGAEPWQPQAPALAARLDRFRAAWEAGHERTALRELRPYARLLATAPERIRAGVTDPGFVADSAPWLDALSLWGSAFERTLDALGARLDGRDAEAARWFAEAAADAKRAGEIRTIPGETRPEGPVRIADGVLDTFIAEAADTA comes from the coding sequence ATGCGCAGTCGCTCCAGCACCCTGGCCAGCGTCACGGTGTTGTTCACCCTCCTCGCCCTGCTGCTGCCCACCGGTGCGGCCGCCACCGCGGCCACTGCCACCGCCCCCGGGCCGCTGCCGGTCGTCACCCCGCACCCGCGGGAGATGTCCCGCATCGGAGCGGACGTCCATGTCCCCGCCCGTGTCCGCCTCGTCGTCGCGGACGGTGTGGACCGTCCGACACGTGAACTCGTCACCTCCGTGCTGCGCCACGCGGGGGCCTCGCGGATCCAGGACGGCCCCGGGCCGAAGCTGACCGTGACCGTCGGCCGGATCACCGACGCACGGGTGGTGCGGGCGCTCCGGGCCGCCGGGGGCCGGGTGCCCGGCGAGCTTCCCGCCGAGGGCTACGCACTGGCCGCGGGACGCGCCTCGGTGGCGCTCGCGGGCGCCGACTCGGACGGGACGTACTACGCGGCGCAGACGCTGCGTCAGCTGGTATCCGGCCACCGGACCATCGCGTCCGTCTGGGTCGCGGACCATCCGCTGATGCCGCTGCGCGGGGTGATCGAGGGCTTCTACGGAAGCCCCTGGACCCATGCCGAGCGCATGGACCAGCTGGCGTTCTACGGGGACGTCAAGATGAACACCTACATCTACGCGCCGAAGGACGACCCCTACCACCGGGAGAAGTGGCGCGAGCCGTATCCGGCCGCCAAACTCGCCGAGCTGGGCGAGCTCGTCCGGCAGGCCACCGACCACCATGTGCGGTTCACCTTCGCCGTCTCCCCGGGCAACTCCATCTGCTACAGCGACCCCGCCGACCTCGCCGCGCTGGAGGCCAAGCTGGACGCGGTCTACGACCTCGGGGTGCGCAGCTTCTCCATGCCGCTGGACGACATCAGCTACACCCGCTGGAACTGCGAGGCCGACCGCGCCACCTACGGAGACCCGTCGTCGAAGGCGGCCGCCGAGGCGCAGTCCGACCTGCTCAACGCGGTGCAGAAGGAGTTCCTGGACGAGCGGGCGGACACCAGGCCGCTCCAGATGGTGCCGACCGAGTACGGGGATGTCACCGACACCCCGTACAAGCGCGTGCTGCGCGAGCGGCTGGACGCGCGGGTCGAGGTGATGTGGACCGGAACCGATGTGGTGCCGCCACGCATCACCGTCGCCGACGCGGAGCGGGCCGCGGCCGTATGGGGGCGCAAGGTCTTCGTCTGGGACAACTACCCGGTCAACGACTACGGCCAGGCGGAGGGCCGGCTGCTGCTCGCTCCTTACGACGCCCGCGAGCCCGGTCTGCACCGGCAGCTCTCCGGCCTGGTCCTCAACCCGATGAACCAGGCCGCCGCCAGCAAGGTCGCCCTCTTCGGCGGGGCGGACTTCGCCTGGAACGACACCGGTTACGACGCCACCCGCACCTGGGAGGCCGCCGCCCGCCACCTCGCCGGGGACCGCCCCGGCGCGCGTGCGGACCGTACGGCCTCCACCGTTCGCTCACTGCTGGCCTTCTTCGACACCCAGCATCTCGCGCCCACCTTCGGCGCCGAACCCTGGCAGCCGCAGGCCCCCGCACTCGCGGCCCGGCTCGACCGGTTCCGCGCCGCCTGGGAGGCGGGGCACGAACGAACGGCCCTGCGGGAGCTGCGCCCGTACGCCCGGCTGCTCGCCACCGCTCCCGAGCGCATCCGGGCCGGTGTCACCGACCCGGGATTCGTGGCGGACTCCGCGCCCTGGCTGGACGCGCTGTCGCTATGGGGGAGCGCCTTCGAGCGCACCCTGGACGCGCTGGGCGCCCGTCTCGACGGCCGCGACGCCGAGGCCGCACGGTGGTTCGCCGAGGCGGCGGCGGACGCGAAGCGCGCCGGGGAGATCCGCACCATCCCGGGCGAGACCCGCCCCGAGGGTCCGGTGCGCATCGCCGACGGCGTGCTCGACACCTTCATCGCCGAGGCGGCCGATACAGCCTAG
- a CDS encoding NAD(P)-dependent alcohol dehydrogenase, translating to MSEMRAARYDRYGPPEVLYEGTLPKPVAGPREVLVRVHATSVNGGELSGRAGKAKLVTGRKFPQGTGVDIAGEIAEVGSDVRHLAVGDRVWGAMRHLTFGAAAEYVAVRPRQLSFAPDGIELVRAAALPAVGTTAITALRDKIGLRSGERLLVRGAAGGVGSVAVQLGHALGAHVTALAGAKALDLVRKFGADEAHDYRTTGPADLGPFDAVLDTVGTELRAYRGLLSPVGRMVAIAYDTDRPLSSVGAVLLSTVHGSRRVRAFSGNPLHQLFADLAAYVEKGAIRPVIDTVHPLSGVAEAHRAMEAGGVRGKHVIQVV from the coding sequence ATGAGTGAGATGCGCGCGGCGCGGTACGACCGGTACGGACCTCCCGAGGTGCTGTACGAGGGCACACTGCCCAAGCCGGTGGCCGGTCCGCGGGAGGTGCTGGTGCGGGTGCACGCAACGAGCGTGAACGGTGGCGAGCTCTCGGGCCGGGCGGGCAAGGCGAAGCTGGTGACCGGGCGGAAGTTCCCCCAGGGCACCGGCGTCGACATCGCCGGGGAGATCGCCGAGGTGGGCTCCGACGTGCGCCATCTCGCGGTGGGCGACCGAGTGTGGGGGGCGATGCGGCACCTGACGTTCGGGGCGGCCGCCGAGTACGTGGCCGTCCGGCCCCGTCAGCTCTCCTTCGCCCCCGACGGCATCGAGCTGGTCCGGGCCGCGGCCCTGCCCGCCGTCGGCACCACGGCCATCACGGCGCTGCGCGACAAGATCGGTCTGCGGAGCGGCGAGCGGCTGCTGGTGCGTGGCGCGGCCGGTGGTGTGGGCAGCGTCGCCGTGCAGCTCGGACACGCGCTCGGCGCGCATGTCACCGCGCTCGCCGGGGCGAAGGCGCTCGATCTCGTCCGGAAATTCGGAGCCGATGAGGCGCATGACTACCGGACCACCGGCCCGGCCGACCTCGGGCCCTTCGACGCCGTGCTGGACACGGTGGGCACCGAGCTTCGCGCCTACCGCGGACTGCTGTCGCCCGTTGGGCGCATGGTGGCCATCGCCTACGACACCGACCGCCCGCTGTCCTCGGTGGGCGCCGTTCTCCTGTCCACCGTGCACGGCTCACGGCGGGTGCGGGCCTTTTCCGGCAATCCGCTGCACCAGCTCTTCGCGGACCTTGCCGCGTATGTGGAGAAGGGGGCGATCCGGCCGGTCATCGACACCGTCCATCCGCTCTCCGGCGTGGCAGAGGCCCACCGCGCCATGGAAGCCGGCGGTGTCCGCGGCAAACACGTCATCCAGGTGGTGTGA
- a CDS encoding TetR/AcrR family transcriptional regulator, translating to MPSRVSHIAPATGDPDVQSSALRSDAESNRLRILQTARALFVSRGIDAPMATIARHAGVAVATLYRRFPTREALITAVFCDEFAACSAIVDDALADEDAWRGFRRTIESVCASQAHDREFNEAFLASFPDAAGFERERLRIEDGFAEVVRRAKAAGRLRQDFDVSDLTLVFLANRGVIGDAATAPAASRRLVAHLLRSFEAERAEPARPLPPPAAPGLGRLYPAREG from the coding sequence ATGCCTTCCCGCGTCTCTCACATAGCGCCCGCCACCGGGGATCCGGACGTCCAGAGCTCAGCGTTGCGGTCCGACGCGGAGTCCAACCGCCTGCGCATCCTCCAGACGGCCCGGGCGCTGTTCGTCTCGCGCGGGATCGATGCGCCGATGGCCACCATCGCCCGACATGCCGGAGTCGCGGTGGCCACGCTCTACCGGCGCTTCCCCACCCGCGAGGCGCTGATCACGGCGGTGTTCTGCGATGAGTTCGCCGCCTGTTCGGCGATCGTCGACGACGCCCTGGCCGACGAGGACGCGTGGCGGGGCTTCCGCCGGACCATCGAGTCGGTGTGTGCCTCGCAGGCACACGACCGGGAGTTCAACGAGGCGTTCCTGGCGTCGTTCCCCGACGCGGCCGGCTTCGAGCGGGAGCGGCTGCGCATCGAGGACGGCTTCGCCGAGGTGGTCCGGCGCGCCAAGGCCGCGGGACGGCTGCGCCAGGACTTCGACGTGTCCGATCTGACCCTCGTCTTCCTGGCCAACCGAGGTGTCATCGGCGACGCGGCGACCGCGCCGGCCGCGTCCCGGCGGCTGGTGGCGCACCTCCTGCGGTCCTTCGAGGCCGAGCGGGCCGAGCCGGCCCGCCCCCTGCCGCCACCGGCGGCACCGGGACTGGGCCGGCTGTACCCGGCTCGGGAGGGATGA
- a CDS encoding HelD family protein translates to MSNEEWDREQEFLDLLNGRLAELRARAEESVTEALSLEGTTFQARLERDVLVAERSGLLAAFEAGERGLCFGRLMFRDGRDHHIGRIGIRRDDEDRTPLVIDWRADVARPFYLATGHTPMGLRRRRHITTEGPKVTGLHDEILDLADTIRTGHEGSDADAVLLAALDAARTGRMHDIVQTIQAEQDQIIRAPHHGVHVVEGGPGTGKTVVALHRAAYLLYAQRELLARRAVLIVGPNPAFLGYIGEVLPSLGETGVLLATLGELFPGVTATGTDTPEAAEVKGRAEMADVLARFVRDRQTLPEPAIVIEHDDGELVLDRDIASEAGHKARETGLPHNLARPHFAFRIIDDLTDQLVDRIGADPYGGPNLLGADDVAQLGKAIAVNPEVHAAIEQLWPSLTPQRLVADFLSDPVHLSDADAAAIRRTDGEWTPADVPLLDEAAELLGHDDSAARAAAEAERQERIDYAQGVLDLSYGSRTLEFEDRDDEESEVLAAHDLIDAERLADRSEERDHRSAAERAAADRTWAFGHIIVDEAQELSVMAWRLLMRRSPTRSMTLVGDPAQTAEPGGCGSWSSILEPYVGDRWEHTRLGVNYRTPTEIMEIAARVARTVDPDFQPPRSVRATGVRPWAEHTGDLPGAVAAAVGRETRTEGRLAVIAPRDRLDALSAALPEASTGRSPDLTSAVVLLDPRQAKGLEFDTVIVAEPAEFGTSDLYVALTRATQRLGVVHTGPLPEGLRDLSGLSDRASSV, encoded by the coding sequence TTGTCAAACGAGGAATGGGACCGTGAGCAAGAATTCCTGGATCTGCTCAACGGGCGCCTCGCCGAGCTCAGGGCACGAGCCGAGGAGTCGGTGACCGAAGCGCTGTCCCTGGAGGGCACCACCTTCCAGGCTCGGCTGGAGCGCGATGTGCTGGTGGCCGAGCGGTCCGGACTGCTCGCCGCGTTCGAGGCGGGGGAGCGGGGGCTGTGCTTCGGCCGGCTGATGTTCCGCGACGGCCGTGACCACCACATCGGCCGCATCGGCATCCGGCGCGATGACGAGGACCGCACCCCGCTGGTCATCGACTGGCGGGCCGATGTGGCACGTCCGTTCTACCTCGCCACCGGGCACACCCCCATGGGTTTGCGCCGCAGGCGCCACATCACCACGGAAGGCCCCAAGGTCACCGGGTTGCACGACGAGATCCTGGATCTCGCGGACACCATACGGACCGGGCATGAGGGGTCCGACGCGGACGCCGTACTGCTCGCCGCGCTCGATGCCGCGCGCACCGGCCGGATGCACGACATCGTGCAGACCATCCAGGCCGAACAGGACCAGATCATCCGCGCCCCGCACCACGGCGTCCATGTCGTCGAGGGCGGCCCCGGCACCGGGAAGACCGTCGTCGCGCTGCACCGCGCCGCCTATCTGCTCTACGCGCAGCGGGAGTTGCTGGCCCGTCGCGCGGTGCTGATCGTCGGGCCCAACCCGGCGTTCCTCGGCTACATCGGTGAGGTGCTGCCCTCGCTCGGCGAGACCGGCGTGCTCCTCGCCACGCTCGGTGAGCTCTTCCCCGGGGTGACGGCCACCGGCACCGACACCCCCGAGGCCGCCGAGGTCAAGGGCCGCGCGGAGATGGCGGATGTCCTGGCCCGCTTCGTACGGGACCGGCAGACACTGCCCGAGCCCGCGATCGTGATCGAGCACGACGACGGCGAGCTGGTGCTGGACCGGGACATCGCGTCCGAGGCCGGCCACAAGGCCCGGGAGACCGGGCTGCCGCACAACCTGGCCCGTCCGCACTTCGCCTTCCGGATCATCGACGACCTCACCGATCAGCTCGTCGACCGGATCGGCGCGGACCCCTACGGCGGGCCCAACCTCCTCGGCGCGGACGACGTCGCCCAGCTCGGCAAGGCGATCGCGGTCAACCCCGAGGTGCACGCCGCCATCGAGCAACTGTGGCCGTCCCTCACCCCGCAGCGGCTCGTGGCCGACTTCCTCAGCGACCCCGTCCACCTCTCCGACGCCGACGCCGCCGCGATCCGCCGCACCGACGGCGAGTGGACCCCCGCCGATGTCCCGCTGCTGGACGAGGCCGCCGAACTCCTAGGCCACGACGACTCGGCCGCCCGCGCCGCCGCGGAGGCCGAGCGCCAGGAGCGCATCGACTACGCACAGGGCGTGCTCGACCTCTCCTACGGCTCCCGCACCCTGGAGTTCGAGGACCGCGACGACGAGGAGTCGGAGGTGCTGGCCGCCCATGACCTCATCGACGCCGAACGGCTGGCGGACCGGTCCGAGGAGCGCGACCACCGCAGCGCCGCCGAACGTGCCGCCGCCGACCGCACCTGGGCCTTCGGCCACATCATCGTGGACGAGGCCCAGGAGCTGTCCGTGATGGCGTGGCGGCTGCTGATGCGGCGCAGCCCGACCCGTTCGATGACACTGGTCGGCGACCCGGCGCAGACCGCGGAACCGGGCGGCTGCGGCTCCTGGTCCTCGATCCTGGAGCCGTACGTGGGCGACCGCTGGGAGCACACCCGGCTCGGCGTCAACTACCGCACCCCCACCGAGATCATGGAGATCGCGGCGCGGGTGGCCCGCACCGTCGACCCCGACTTCCAGCCACCGCGCTCGGTCCGCGCCACGGGGGTGCGGCCCTGGGCGGAGCACACCGGCGATCTGCCCGGTGCGGTGGCCGCGGCCGTGGGGCGGGAGACCCGCACCGAGGGCCGTCTCGCGGTGATCGCCCCGAGGGACCGCCTTGACGCGCTGTCAGCCGCCCTCCCGGAGGCGTCCACAGGCCGGTCCCCGGACCTGACCAGCGCGGTGGTGCTGCTCGACCCCCGGCAGGCCAAGGGGCTGGAGTTCGACACGGTGATCGTGGCCGAGCCCGCGGAGTTCGGCACCAGCGACCTCTATGTGGCGCTCACCCGGGCCACCCAGCGGCTGGGCGTGGTGCACACCGGGCCGCTGCCGGAGGGGCTGCGCGACCTGTCCGGCCTGTCCGACCGGGCGTCCTCGGTGTAG
- a CDS encoding glycoside hydrolase family 28 protein: MKRLAAGAALALAAVFGLSQVPQATAAPAPEEAATAVPVFSVMDYGAKADGSSNDSAAIEKAITAANSAGGGTVRFPSGQYKSKNTVHLKSKVTLQLDSGATILGSSADTYDKPESNPNDDYQDYGHSHFHNAMFYGDKLTDIGFTGSGTIDGAGNLITGNPDSGEADKIISLTRCDGLTLDGITLRRGGHFAALINGCKNVTSDHLTIDTASDRDGWNIISTTNVTVTNADIAANDDALAFKSDYALGAKLPNGHVRVTDSHLSAKCCNALMFGSETCGDFTDYVFQGITITGADKSGLGMVSMDGANISDVHYRDITMTNVHSPIMQKIGTRKRCGGNPGVGHISDITYDNITGTGNTPSFSPTLWGESGGNHISGVTFNHVNLTVPGGNGTMSTGVPSNDSGDYNPKSIGTRPAFGWYLHNADHITFNDSSVRFAKNDGRPAVIANSGTALSFNRFTAQRGSDSPADVILQNVSGYCLADSANTSGGALRVSTSGSSENCSS, translated from the coding sequence ATGAAGAGACTCGCCGCAGGCGCGGCGCTCGCACTCGCCGCCGTCTTCGGGTTATCGCAGGTGCCCCAGGCGACCGCCGCCCCCGCACCCGAGGAGGCCGCCACCGCGGTCCCGGTGTTCAGCGTGATGGACTACGGCGCGAAGGCCGACGGTTCGAGCAATGACTCCGCCGCCATCGAGAAGGCCATCACGGCGGCCAACAGCGCCGGAGGCGGGACCGTCCGCTTCCCGTCGGGACAGTACAAGTCCAAGAACACCGTCCACCTCAAGAGCAAGGTGACCCTCCAGCTGGACTCCGGGGCCACGATCCTCGGGTCGAGCGCGGACACCTATGACAAGCCCGAGTCCAATCCGAACGACGACTACCAGGACTACGGCCACAGCCACTTCCACAACGCGATGTTCTACGGCGACAAGCTCACCGACATCGGGTTCACCGGCTCGGGAACCATCGACGGCGCGGGCAACCTCATCACCGGCAACCCCGACTCCGGTGAGGCGGACAAGATCATCTCCCTGACCCGCTGCGACGGACTGACCCTCGACGGGATCACCCTGCGGCGCGGTGGCCACTTCGCGGCCCTCATCAACGGCTGCAAGAACGTGACCTCGGACCATCTCACCATCGACACGGCGAGCGACCGCGACGGCTGGAACATCATCAGCACCACCAATGTCACGGTCACCAACGCCGATATCGCCGCCAATGACGACGCGCTCGCCTTCAAGAGCGACTACGCCCTGGGCGCCAAGCTGCCCAACGGCCATGTGCGGGTGACCGATTCACATCTCTCCGCGAAATGCTGCAACGCCCTGATGTTCGGCTCCGAAACCTGTGGTGACTTCACGGACTACGTCTTCCAGGGCATCACCATCACCGGTGCGGACAAGTCCGGGCTCGGCATGGTCTCGATGGACGGCGCCAACATCTCCGATGTGCACTATCGCGACATCACCATGACCAATGTGCACTCCCCCATCATGCAGAAGATCGGGACGAGAAAACGGTGCGGGGGAAATCCGGGAGTCGGCCACATCAGCGACATCACCTACGACAACATCACCGGCACCGGTAACACCCCCTCCTTCAGCCCGACGCTGTGGGGCGAGTCCGGTGGCAATCACATCAGCGGTGTGACCTTCAATCACGTCAATCTCACCGTCCCCGGCGGCAACGGCACCATGTCCACCGGAGTGCCCAGCAACGACTCCGGCGACTACAACCCGAAGAGCATCGGCACCCGTCCCGCCTTCGGCTGGTATCTGCACAACGCGGACCACATCACCTTCAACGACAGCTCGGTCAGGTTCGCCAAGAACGACGGCCGTCCGGCGGTCATCGCCAACTCCGGGACCGCGCTCAGCTTCAACCGCTTCACCGCACAGCGCGGCAGCGACAGCCCGGCGGACGTCATCCTCCAGAACGTGTCCGGCTACTGCCTCGCCGACAGCGCCAACACCTCCGGCGGCGCGCTGCGGGTGAGCACCAGCGGCTCCAGCGAGAACTGCTCCTCATAG
- a CDS encoding phospholipid carrier-dependent glycosyltransferase: MRWAGVIDSVTRTVGGPKGRWAAGPGRHRRWLVVAAVVALLAQMAVAMVTTAVKQTPTIDEPVYVGTAVDSLHHHRVRYNPEHPPLGKLIIAAGAALARPHLDADFTGDQTALGRQVLYASGNDPWRLMLCARLPMIALTLLFGLVVFAFARELTGPVGGAVALALYAFSPDIIAHGSLATLDVPAAGFLLTSVWLLWRARRRPRRYLPLAGVALGAALATKMSMLAAVPVLLLLAVLSVWCARRPHDRTPRGHARSLGIGVAAAMAVALIAVAVVWAVYFLVDPRLRWTPTGPVPVVHGLRGLAVDLLPLPEAYRDGMRVQFGFEHDTWHGFLLGRRYLGSLWYYLPVALLVKTPLGMLALWAAGTAVLPVVPRLRPAAPYVLIPAAVLLLAALDGARNLGVRYAIFLPMFLAVAAAGLMAVRRRWAYGATLALVLFVAVSSLRTYPYYLPYSNEAFGGPSRTHLRLHDSNVDWGQDLGRLADRLRERYRGERIWLVYKGAGVPSAYGIHASDPRRARPEEVRGLLVVSDSSIAQATGRLAALIDGSEPIDEVGHSITLYRR; this comes from the coding sequence ATGCGGTGGGCGGGCGTGATCGACAGCGTGACCAGGACCGTCGGCGGGCCGAAGGGCCGGTGGGCGGCGGGGCCGGGGCGGCATCGGCGGTGGCTGGTGGTGGCCGCCGTCGTGGCGCTCCTCGCCCAGATGGCGGTCGCGATGGTCACCACGGCGGTGAAGCAGACACCGACCATCGACGAGCCCGTGTACGTCGGCACGGCGGTGGACTCCCTGCATCACCACCGGGTGCGCTACAACCCCGAGCATCCACCGCTGGGCAAGCTCATCATCGCGGCGGGGGCGGCCCTCGCCCGGCCGCACCTGGACGCCGACTTCACCGGTGACCAGACGGCGCTCGGACGGCAGGTGCTCTACGCGTCGGGCAACGACCCCTGGCGGCTGATGCTGTGCGCACGGCTGCCGATGATCGCGCTGACGCTGCTGTTCGGGCTGGTGGTGTTCGCGTTCGCCCGTGAGCTGACCGGACCCGTGGGCGGGGCGGTGGCGCTCGCCCTGTACGCCTTCTCGCCGGACATCATCGCGCACGGTTCCCTCGCCACGCTCGACGTACCGGCGGCCGGCTTTCTGCTGACGTCGGTCTGGCTGCTGTGGCGGGCCCGGCGGCGGCCACGGCGGTATCTTCCGCTCGCGGGGGTGGCGCTCGGCGCGGCCCTGGCCACGAAGATGAGCATGCTGGCGGCCGTTCCGGTGCTGCTTCTCCTGGCCGTGCTCTCGGTCTGGTGCGCCCGCCGTCCGCACGACCGCACCCCGCGCGGCCATGCGCGGTCCCTCGGGATCGGGGTGGCGGCGGCGATGGCCGTGGCGCTGATCGCGGTGGCCGTGGTGTGGGCCGTCTACTTCCTGGTCGACCCCCGGCTGCGCTGGACGCCCACCGGGCCCGTGCCGGTCGTCCACGGGCTGCGCGGGCTCGCCGTCGACCTGCTGCCGCTCCCGGAGGCGTACCGCGACGGGATGCGTGTCCAGTTCGGCTTCGAGCACGACACCTGGCATGGCTTTCTGCTCGGCCGCCGCTACCTCGGGTCGCTCTGGTACTACCTGCCCGTCGCGTTGCTGGTGAAGACGCCCCTGGGCATGCTCGCGCTCTGGGCGGCCGGGACCGCCGTGCTGCCGGTGGTGCCCCGGCTGCGGCCCGCCGCGCCGTATGTGCTGATCCCCGCGGCCGTGCTGCTGCTCGCCGCCCTGGACGGGGCCCGCAACCTCGGGGTGCGGTACGCCATCTTCCTGCCGATGTTCCTTGCGGTGGCGGCGGCCGGGCTGATGGCCGTGCGGCGGCGCTGGGCGTACGGGGCCACGCTGGCGCTGGTCCTGTTCGTCGCGGTCAGCTCGCTGCGGACGTATCCGTACTATCTGCCGTACTCCAACGAGGCATTCGGCGGCCCGTCCCGGACCCATCTGCGGCTGCATGACTCGAACGTCGACTGGGGGCAGGACCTGGGGCGGCTGGCCGACCGCCTCCGGGAGCGATACCGGGGCGAGCGGATCTGGCTCGTCTACAAGGGCGCCGGTGTGCCGTCCGCCTACGGCATCCACGCGTCCGACCCGCGCCGGGCCCGCCCGGAGGAGGTGCGCGGGCTGCTGGTGGTCTCGGACTCCTCGATCGCCCAGGCCACCGGCCGGCTGGCGGCACTGATCGACGGCAGCGAGCCGATCGACGAGGTCGGCCACTCGATCACCCTCTACCGCCGCTGA
- a CDS encoding SRPBCC family protein has product MAHFRIQRRTPLPVGETWRRLTDWSRHGAHVPLSGVTVRPAGPTRVGTVVVVRTGVGRAGFDDPMEVVRWDPPADDTPGGGASGGGAPGGGAPGGGTPGICRLEKRGSVVLGWAEIEVRPRDGGSEVVWREEARLRGLPRLFDPPTAWSGRLLFGRVVDALLGD; this is encoded by the coding sequence GTGGCCCACTTCCGAATCCAGCGGCGCACCCCCCTGCCCGTCGGCGAGACCTGGCGACGACTCACCGACTGGTCGCGTCATGGCGCCCATGTACCACTGAGCGGCGTCACCGTCCGTCCGGCGGGGCCGACCCGGGTGGGCACCGTGGTCGTGGTGCGCACCGGCGTCGGCCGCGCCGGATTCGACGACCCCATGGAGGTCGTGCGCTGGGACCCGCCCGCCGACGACACTCCCGGCGGTGGCGCTTCTGGTGGTGGCGCTCCTGGTGGTGGCGCTCCCGGCGGTGGCACTCCCGGCATCTGCAGGCTGGAGAAGCGCGGCTCGGTGGTCCTCGGCTGGGCCGAGATCGAGGTGCGCCCCCGCGACGGCGGGTCCGAGGTGGTGTGGCGCGAGGAGGCCCGGCTACGGGGGCTGCCCCGGCTGTTCGACCCGCCCACGGCCTGGTCCGGCCGGCTGCTCTTCGGCCGGGTGGTCGACGCGCTGCTCGGGGACTGA